One window of the Tachypleus tridentatus isolate NWPU-2018 chromosome 10, ASM421037v1, whole genome shotgun sequence genome contains the following:
- the LOC143228855 gene encoding nuclear hormone receptor FTZ-F1 beta-like, translating into MLLLSCCYRSMSTPNEILISRGRPVTLQQAQETGLSPVIERMMNLTEHLRRLQVDQHEFVCLKVIILLTSDVSGLKEPDKVRTCQKQMLEVLQAYIRSHYPHLPSKFGELLLRIPELERVCQVGKEPLVGKQRGGDVPSFHLLLELLRGDY; encoded by the exons ATGCTTTTGCTGAGCTGTTGTTATCGGTCCATGTCTACTCCTAACGAAATCCTCATCTCTCGAGGCAGGCCTGTCACTTTACAGCAGGCCCAAGAAACTGGTCTTAGCCCTGTGATAGAACGAATGATGAATTTGACAGAACATTTACGTAGGCTTCAAGTAGATCAACACGAGTTTGTGTGTCTTAAGGTCATCATCTTATTGACCTCag ATGTTAGTGGCTTGAAAGAACCGGATAAAGTCCGAACCTGCCAAAAACAAATGCTTGAAGTACTCCAAGCTTACATTCGCTCTCACTACCCTCATCTCCCCAGCAAGTTTGGAGAGCTCTTGCTACGAATTCCTGAACTGGAGAGAGTCTGTCAGGTTGGCAAGGAACCACTGGTTGGTAAACAACGTGGTGGTGATGTGCCTAGTTTCCACCTGCTCCTAGAACTCCTTCGAGGAGACTACTAA